The sequence cccagtgtcaccccagtgcccccagtgtctcccagtgtcacccagtgccaccccagtgccaccccaatgtcccaaatgtcccccagtgtccccagtgtcccgtcagtgtcccccagtgtcacctcagtgcccccagtgtcccctcagtgtcacccagtgccaccccagtgtccccagtgccaccccagtaCCACCCAGTGTCCCTCCAGTGTCCCCAACtgtccccccagtgccaccccagtgtcccccccaatgtccccagggtgcccccaatgtccccaatgcccccagtgtcccaagtgtcccctcagtgtcacccagtgccaccccagtgcccccagtgtcccccagtgtcccctcagtgtcaccccagtgtcccctcagtgtcacccagtgccaccccagtgcccccagtgtcccccagtgtcccctcagtgtcaccccagtgtcccctcagtgtcacccagtgccaccccagtgccaccccagtgtcacccactgcgcccccagtgtcccctcagtgtcacccaATGCCACCGCAGTGCCACCCCaatgtccctcagtgtccccccagtgtctcccagtgccaccccagtgtccccagtgtccctcagtgtcccctcagtgtcacccagtgccactccagtgtcccccagtgtcccccaatgtcccccagtgtcccccagtgtcacccagtgtccccagtgtcccctcagtgtcccccagtgtcacccaaTGCCAcctcagtgccaccccaatgtcccccagtgtcccctcagtgtcacccagtgccaccccagtgtccccagtgtccccccagtgtccccagtgtcccctcagtgtcccccagtgtcacccattGCCACCGCAGTGCCACCCCaatgtccctcagtgtcccctcagtgtcacccagtgccaccccagtgtccccagtgtccccccagtgtcccccagtgtcacccattGCCACCGCAGTGCCACCCCaatgtccctcagtgtcccctcagtgtcacccagtgccaccccagtgtccccagtgtcccctcagtgtcaccccagtgtccccagtgtccccccagtgtcccctcagtgtcacccaATGCCACCGCAGTgccaccccaatgtcccccagtTTCCCCTCAAtgtcacccagtgccaccccagtgtccccagtgtccccagtgtccccccaatgtccccagtgtccccagtgtccccccagtgtccccagtgtccccagtgtccccagtgtccccccagtgtccccagtgtccccagtgtcccccggTGCCACCAATGTCCTTCTCAAtgtccccccgatgtccccaatgtcctcgcgggggggggggggggttgatGGGTGTAATTAATTAACGGCCGTGGTGGATGGGTGTAATTAATTAACGGCCGTGGTGGATGGGTGTAATTAATTAAGAGCTACCGTTGATGGGTGTAATTCGTTAATGGGCACCGCTGACGCGTGTAATTCATTAAGAGCCATTTCGTTAATTGCGCGCGGCTGCCAGGGAGgattggggacacgggggggacacgggggggacacgggggggacacggggggccCACAGCACCCACGGGAACCTCGTGGagaccccacagcacccacggGGACCCCACAGAACCCACAGCACCCACGGggaccccacagcacccacggGAACCCCATAGCACCCATGGTGACCCCACAGAACCCACGGgaaccccacagcacccacggGAACCGTAcatcacccacagcacccatggagaccccacagcacccacggggaccccacagcacccacggGAACCCCATAGCACCCACGGGGACCCATAGCACCCACGGGGACCCCACAGAACCCACAGCACCCACGGggaccccacagcacccacgggaaccccacagcacccacggAGACCCCACAGCACCTATGGGAACCCTacagcacccacagcatccACGGGAACCTCATAGCACCCACGGagaccccacagcacccacggGAACCCCAGCACCCACGGggaccccacagcacccacggGAACCTCACAGCCCCTATGGAGACTCCACAGCACCCACGGGGTCCCTagagcacccacagcacccacggGAACCTCATAGCACCCACGGggaccccacagcacccacggGAACCCCATAGCACCCATGGTGACCCCACAGAACCCACGGGAACCTCACAGAACCCACAGCACCCACGGgaaccccacagcacccacggGAACCGtacagcacccacagcacccatgGAGACCCCACAGTACCCACGGgaaccccacagcacccacggGAAGCTCACAGCCCCTATGGagaccccacagcacccacgggaaccccacagcacccacagagaccccacagcacccacggGAACCCCATGGagaccccacagcacccacggGAACCTCATAGAACCCACGGgaaccccacagcacccacggGAACCCCGTGGAGACCCCACAGCACCCATGGTGACCCCACTGCACCCACGGGAACCTTAGAGAACCCACGGGAAGCTCACAGCCCCTATGGAGACCCCACAGCACCCATGGAGACCCCACAGTACCCACGGGAACCCCCAGCACCCACGGggaccccacagcacccacggGGTCCCTAtagcacccacagcacccacggGAACCTCATAGCACCTACGGagaccccacagcacccacggGGTCCCTAtagcacccacagcacccatgGGAACCTCATAGCACCCACGTagaccccacagcacccacggGAATGCTACaccacccacagcacccacggGAACCctacagcacccacagcacccacggGAACCCCATGGAGACCCCACAGCACCCATGGTGACCCCACTGCACCCACGGGAACCTCATAGAACCCACGGgaaccccacagcacccacggGGTCCCCATGGCgaccccacagcacccacggggaccccacagcacccacagcccctaTGGAGACCCCACAGCGCCCACGGgaaccccacagcacccacggGGTCCCCGTGGagaccccacagcacccacggtgaccccacagcacccacggggaccccacagcacccacggggaccccacagcacccacagcccctaTGGagaccccacagcacccacggGGTCCCTagagcacccacagcacccgtggaaccccacagcacccacggGAACCTCAAAGCCCCTATGAAGACAccacagcacccacaggaaCCTCATAGAACCCACGGgaaccccacagcacccacggGAACCCCGTGGagaccccacagcacccacgCGAACCCCATGGAGACCCCACAGCACCCATGGtgaccccacagcacccacggGAACCTCATAGAACCCACGGgaaccccacagcacccacggGGTCCCCATGGtgaccccacagcacccacggggaccccacagcacccacggGGTCCCCATGGtgaccccacagcacccacggggaccccacagcacccacagcccctaTGGagaccccacagcacccacggGGTCCCTagagcacccacagcacccgTGGAACCCCACAGCACCACGGgaaccccacagcacccacggGAACACCACGGGGACACCACAGCACCCATGGAGACCCACAGCACCCACGGGAACCCCGTGGagaccccacagcacccacggGAACCTCATGGACACCACACAGCACCCACGgaaccccctccctccccggCCGCTGTTGCACACACGCAGCACCCATGGGTGCCCTCCCCGTGCTCCCatcatccctgtgtccccacccgtgtcccctccccaaaatccccgggccccgtgtcccccccgtgtcacCGAATGTCCATTTCGTGTCCCCCCTTgtccccacccgtgtcccccccgtgtccccccctgtccccgtgtcccccaatgtccccctcGTGTctctccccgtgtcccccccgcccacccgtgtccatccccgtgtccccttcCCGTGTccccctccaaaatcccccgTGACCCCTCCTCGAAactcccctgtccccgtgtccccccgtgtcccccccgtgtctcCCCCCGTGTctctcccgtgtccccccgtgtcccctcccgtgtcccctcccgtgtcccctcccgtgtcccctcccgtgtccccccgtgtcccctccctgtccgtgtccccccgtgtcccccccgtgtccccccgtgtcccccccgtgtccccatccctgtctctcccgtgtccccccgtgtccccccccgtgtctctcccgtgtccccccccgtgtccccccccgtgcccccccgtgtcccccccgtgtcccctcccgtgtcccctcccgtgtcccctcccgtgtcccctcccgtgtcccccgtgtcccctccctgtccgtgtccccccgtgtcccccccgtgtccccccgtgtcccccccgtgtccccatccctgtctctcccgtgtccccccgtgtccccccccgtgtctctcccgtgtccccccccgtgtccccccgtgcccccccgtgtcccccccgtgtccgtgtccccgcCGGGATAAGAAGCCCCGCGTGGCCGCTGCCCCCACCCGCCATGGCGGCCCCGGGGGGCACCGAGCCCGAGCGCGCCGCGGTGagggggggacacgggtggggcGCGGGGGCACCCACGGGTGGGGCGCGGGGGGACCCCCGGGTGGGGTTTCGGGGTCcgggggggcacagggggacccacgggtggggtttgggggggcacaggggggcacagggggacccacgggtggggtttggggggtcagggggacccacgggtggggtttgggggatccGGGGGAGCACAGGGGGACCCacgggtggggtttggggggtccggggggacccctgggggggtttggggggttcgGGGGTATCCccgggggatttttggggtatcccgtgggggttttgggggtcccgggagggttttggggtaccctggagaggttttggggtaccccgggggggttttgggggtatcccggggggatttttggggccggggggatttttggggtatcccgggggggttttggggtatcTCCGCGGGGTTTTCGGGGTGCAGGGGGGGCCCTTGGGGGTGGGGGTCCCCCGAGCAGGGGGGGACCCCCGAGCAGGAGGGGTTCCccgtttttgggggggttctcAGTTTTGGGGGGCTTCCctgttttgggggggttttacAGTTTCGGGGGTTTCTCTGTTTCGGGGTTCCCCGTTTTCGGGGTTccccgtttttggggtccctgtttttggggtgtccctgaccCTGTGTCCCGCAGGGGGGGTCCCCAGAGGGGGGGTCCCCAGAGGGGGGGTCCCCACAGGGGGGGTTCCCCGAAAAGGAGGGGTTCCccgtttttgggggggttccccgttttggggggattttcagTTTCGGGGGTTTCTCTGTTTCGGGGTTCCccgttttggggtccctgtttttggggggtccttgACCCTGTGTCCCGCAGGGGGGGTCCCCACAGGGGGTGTCCCCCGAACAGGAGGGGTTCCCCGTTTTGGGGTCCccgttttgggggggtttatcAGTTTCGGGGGTTTCTCTGTTTCGGGGTTCCccgttttggggtccctgtttttggggtgtccctgaccCTGTGTCCCGCAGGGGGGGTCCCCAGAGGGGGGGTCCCCAGAGGGGGGGTCCCCACAGGGGGGGTTCCCCGAAAAGGAGGGGTTCCccgtttttgggggggttccccgttttggggggattttcagTTTCGGGGGTTTCTCTGTTTCGGGGTTCCccgttttggggtccctgtttttggggggtccttgACCCTGTGTCCCGCAGGGGGGGTCCCCACAGGGGGTGTCCCCCGAACAGGAGGGGTTCCCCGTTTTGGGGTCCccgttttgggggggtttatcAGTTTCGGGGGTTTCTCCGTTTCGGGGTTCCccgttttggggtccctgtttttggggtgtccctgaccCTGTGTCCCGCAGGGGGGGTCCCCTGAGGGGGGGTCCCCACAGGGGGGGTCCCCCGAGCAGGAGGGGTTCCCCGTTTTTGGGGGGGATTCTCAGTTTTGGGGGCTTCCctgttttgggggggttttacAGTTTCGGGGGTTTCTCTGTTTCGGGGTTCCccgtttttggggggttcctcgTTTTGGGGTTCCCCGTTTTGGGGGGGTTCTcagttttgggggggttctcTGTTTCGGGGTTCCCCGTTTTGGGGGGGTTCCTCGTTTTGGGGTTCCCCGTTTTTGGGGGGGATTCTCAGTTTTGGGGGGCTTCCctgttttgggggggttttacAGTTTCGGGGGTTTCTCTGTTTCGGGGTTCCCCGTTTTGGGGTTCCCCGTTTTTGGGGAGATTCTCAGTTTCGGGGGTTTCTCCGTTTCGGGGTTccccgtttttggggtccctgtttCTGGGGTGTCCCTGACCCTGTGTCCCGCAGGGGGGGTCCCCACAGGGGGGGTCCCCCGAACAGGAGGGGTTCTTCTCGCTGCTGAGCTCCGTGCAGGGCACGCGCATGGACGAGCAGCGCTGCAGCCTCGGCGGGGGCGGCGGTGAgcggcaccgggacaccgggacaccggggggacaccgggacaccgggacaccggggggacagcgggacaccgggacaccggggggacagtGGGATAcgggggggacaccggggggacaccgggacaccagggggacacagggacagcggggggacagcgggacaccggggggacacccggacaccgggacaccggggggacaccggggggacacccggacaccgggacaccggggggacaccgggacacgggggggacacggggggacacggggacagcggggggacacagggacagcggggggacagcgggacactggggggacagcgggacaccggggggcaccggggggacacccggacaccgggacaccggggggacacggggggacaccgggacaccgggggacaccgggacaccgggacaccggggggacacccggacaccgggacaccggggggacaccgggggacaccgggacaccggggggacagcgggacaccgggacaccggggggacacggggggacaccgggacaccagggggacaccaggacaccgggacaccggggggacagtgggacacgggggggacacggggacagcggggggacagcgggacaccggggggacaccgggacaccggggggacagcgggggacaccgggacactggggggacaccgggacaccgggacaccggggggacacggggggacaccgggacaccggggggacaccgggacaccggggggacagtgggacacgggggggacacggggggacacggggacagcggggggacacagggacagcggggggacagcgggacactggggggacagcgggacaccggggggacacggggggacaccggggggacaccggggggacatcgggacagcgggacaccgggggacaccgggacaggggggacactgggacaccgggacaccgggacacgggggggacagcCGGACACCGGGGGGTGGCACGGgtgagggacacggggggaaaTGCgggcacgggggggacacgaGGCACGGGTGGCACGGGTGGCACGGGGGACACGAGTTTGGGAACACGAGGGgggcggggcaggggctgggtgggtgctggggacaccctCGGTGCCCCCGGTGACCCGAGGTGCCCCCGGCGATCCCCCGGTGCCCATGGGTGCCCCTGGCACCCCC is a genomic window of Lonchura striata isolate bLonStr1 chromosome 21, bLonStr1.mat, whole genome shotgun sequence containing:
- the PCP2 gene encoding Purkinje cell protein 2 homolog — encoded protein: MAAPGGTEPERAAGGSPQGGSPEQEGFFSLLSSVQGTRMDEQRCSLGGGGGAGGTVPPPELASLLDMVASSQGRRMDEQRLPVPRLPGFGSGGTQD